The DNA region ACGCCTGAATAAGCGGTTCATCCAAGGATgacgtttaaaaaaatattatggttTTTAAAACGTTCTTTTACAATTGTGTTTTCCTGCAATCGGAATACTATTGCTGGAATAAGATATAACGGACGTTCATCCGAGTTAGATTAGAGTCATCTAAATGTGTCGATGTACAAGACGAATAAGGTCAATTGTCCAAGGACATTATTAATTGATATTCGTGTGATAATTGCGACGTTTTCCCACAATGAcgtaaaaatatcaattaagatTCACGCGGGCAGATAACTCTTCATGATAAAAAAACTGTGCTGTGATTGAATTATAATCgtttctgtgatatttttattttcaaatatgctttactttcatttttgtacattttacatgtttCTGCTTTACTatatttaaaagaatacacaTTTATTTCTAGATAAACTTGTTTtcgtgttgttttgttttttaatatacactttacatgtatatatactgttctGGAGTGCTGCACaagaaaaatatcataatttcgacatcattttataaacaaatgaaattgtcTCTTTTTAATCGTTTTACAGATTATGAAGTTGtttaatatcaaagaatatgaatattcaaacaaaatatatttgcGGATAGATATTTGATCGTTGCGTCATGCTTTTTATGAGTCTGAGGCCATATTTTTCAGATAAATGACGCAATATTTTCTCAAAAGGaagtttcgagatcccaaaatcACGTGGTTAAAGTACTATTTACCGTCGATGAATcccaccatccggtgattatgatgtcgtaatttgacgtgatttttgtgacgtcataaccaCCGGAAGGTGAGACTTACGACGGTGAATAGTACTTTACCCACCTCGAAACTGagcgatacctacccgcaagggagattAATATGTAATATGCGAAGATGGAAAACAATGCAACATAATTATTTAGAGTTGCATATCAGGTAAAATTAACATAAGCTCATATAACAAAAATGTAAAGAGCAATCATATCGTGGGTTGcagtacatatacacaatggTAAATGTTTTAGCTCGGGCTCTCTCATCAAAGAAGTGCCCTGGTTTGCTGACAGTACTtacaatattttcatcagcaaacttgtataactttgatgactttatataaaatcatgccactcataaaaatatcataaaaaaggATTGGGACCAAGATTTATCCCTGAGGAAATCCTGCACTTCCAACCAATCAATAAAGTAAACTCATTAAAGAATGGTGGGACAAGCGAAACACTAACTAATTCTGGTCGTGCACAAAGTTTATCTTTGACAAGCATTGAATACAATAAATAGACCTAGATGATACTGTATGTGAACCGAGCTAGTATCGAAAGTGAAAGCAAACCTATGCATTTGTACCAGGTTTTCCAGATTACATTGACAGCAGGTAATACACAACACCATAATGCGTCTCCGCCCGAGTGACATCCGATTTTGTCAGGATTCCATTAATTCTGTATTCGACAAAAACTCTGAACATGCCTACGGAAGAATCGGTGAAACTCTCGATGATCTGTTGAGAGGCGATTCGGATGTCTACGACATCCCGACGATCACTGTGGTAGATGTAGATGATGTCTGGTACACGACTGACAACAGACGACTCTGGGTGTTCCAGAAACTCGAGGATCTGGGACGCTGTAAAAAGATTCCAGTCATCGAAGATGACGAAATACCGCCCAAAAAGTTTACCACAGAAAACGATGGAATTTCTATCTATGTCCGGGGTGATCCGGGGGGTCATCTGTGGAAAATCTTGAGTGGTGAAGAGTTCTCCGATGATGAGAGTTCTTCTAGTGAATCGTCCGATATTTGGAGTTCCGACGATGATGAAAGCGATGACGGGGATGGTCACTATCGTTATAAGTAGCAATACGATTCCGAAGTTACTGTATCTCAGAGGTTGAATAGTGACTGGAGACGGATTTTCATTCGAGGTGACGTGTAACCTATTTTCTTAATAACTTTTATTAACTTTTTAAAATCTtatattcaataattaattgatGACGAGTTAATCAAAGAGGAATAGTTTTCTTTTCTCTCCTCAGACAACATTTGCGTTCACGCAAAAAGTGACTGTTTACCATTCTGACTGCGGATTTTGAAGTGAATGAATTACAAAAAATGGTAATAAAGCAATCAATCTTTCTATCACATGCTTCTTTTATTGGATATTACATATTTCTTCATACATGGTAACATACATGTTGGTCTTCAGGTGTAAAAGTCAATAAATCAAAGACTGACAAAATGTTGGTATCCGCTTGCAGTAATGAATATCCCGAATGTTACCAAAAATAAACTAACAATATATGTAGACTGtgtgtaatacattgtatagggggAATTAAATCGCTAACGTATCGTATTAAACGAAATATTTGGAGAATGGTTGGTTTGAAGATCCCCAACACAGATTTAAAGCAAAAACACCCagaataaaatttgtttttagattAGTGTACATTACATACTCTTTGGATTATCATAAAGTCATGCAAATGTTTTTTCCTATATGGATGGCATGAAACGCAGTATTTTAGGTCCGTATTGTAATTATAACAGTCGACAAAATGCAGCTATCCTCACGTTTTATCAAGAACTATGTCCGCGTGGTCAGAATGCCATAAGATATCGATTTTCAATGTTTGCCGGCGTATGTTTTACTATCGCATGGTTGTTGAAAGACAATTACATAACAAAGTCATTGCAAATGTCTGCTTAATAGAAATGAAACATTCCACTTACTTGTGTGTTTCACATCGTCGGTTAATCACGTAATCAGCCTGCATTAGCTAGGTtgcgtagtggagtttagacactgtggtttccgAGTGTGATGTTCCGGGATTCCTGTCCAAATCAGCCGTCGTTGAATAGCAGATAGGAAATTCTGACCAATTATTCATCCATCAAAGTTTACCACAATCATGGATTAAAACTGTCGAGGAACAATGTGATCCGATTTCAAAGAACTATATACGACACAGGCACGAAATTTGTTCCGTCGACATATACATGAAATCTACAAGGCGCTCGTGCGGCGTGATGGTCAAGTGTTTTTTCCAAACTTTTTTAAACCGCGATTTTCAAGGTAtaaatgcataaaaaattaataaacaaacttattACCTCAGTAATTGTTGTACGGTACAAAGTTTTACACAATGTCATATTCATATCAGATAAAATTGTAATGATATGATCAATTCTGACCTACGTCTATTAGTAAAGGATCGATCtgagaaaatatttcaatttttcgtACAGCGttctaaaacttcaaaaaaacaATCATGATTATCTGGTTAAATTGATGATTGTTTTGCTATTTTAAATTCCGTAGAATATGAAGCTTAGATGATTCTTTTTTGActgattatattttaaaatatcacatactgtatacatatgtatgaattGACTCTTgttaaagaaaattatttttgaagaaaaaaccCAAAACATTTGGCTAGTGTTTAGAGGTTTCGGGTTCGAACCCCTGTCTGGCTTCAATAGTTCCTCCACTCTTGATAAATctgtacatttttattgtttgtttttaaagttaaagatgctccaccgccgacagagcataaatgaaaCACgtacgcaatcagtactgcattccatataggacatagtgacacggaattttttcgggatacaattgattatttttcatatttttatctaagtaaaattagaagctcaaacttttcaatggtggtaatggtgtgaagaaGGTAACTTTCATTCGTGAAGTAAAATACTAATGCCCTATTttttatactcacgaatcaagatgagcctttgatatgttattcatcgACCAAAGTTACAAGCATTTTGAGAGTTACCGTACTTACAACGCAAGAACAGATAACAGCTGAAATGAATTTTGGCTGtattgccaaaaatcattatatttacaccTTTGGTGGAGTGAAATAAGTACATACGGCCAGACCCTGAAACCAAATTGTGGTCTATAATTTCATTTCGCATTTTTCGAGGATTTTTATTACAAATCTAATTGTATTAATGCAGGTATCTAACatgtataaggcataaaaagCAAAATTTTACAGTACActatttctgtgttgtaactacgtttataaaaaaattgaagCCATTTGATTGAATTTCACTGTATCATTTATAAAACCTTATGGCTTTCAATAGATTAAGGAAGATAACTTAAAATGTAAACAGATTTTGCTCAGTTACGGCACATGTAACATTAATGCTAACATctgtatgtgataaatatatttgtccCAGTATGTGACCGCTGTGCTGAGATAAGACTCGATTAGTAATCAAATAAAGTGAATGTTTTTTATATAGATTCTAACAACATGTGTCATAACTATAAATAGATTTAGCAACGTAAACTAGAATAGGTATCGAAAAGAAACTGAAACGTTGGAGTTCCTAGAAATCGCAACCATATCATAGTGGGTATCGAATAGAAATTGAAACACAAACTAGTCTGGAATTTgcgtttaaaaaaattaaaacctattaAAATTTGTCAGAAAAATAGTCTTTTTATCACATGATGTTATGTCTGACATTGTTGTACCGACTATGTCACAACGGCGAACAGACATTGATAGGTAGATATCGAAATAATAACGtcgtacgagttatctcccttccgtGTGTTATTATGTAATCCGGATTTTGTGTGAACCAGAAGTTCGGAAGTTCTAATTTAGTTTTGagttacaaagaaaacaaaaatcatgGATGCTGGTCGCAACGTCTTCGTCGTATGTTCACAGCCAAGAGAGATAACTCTGGTTAATTTTCTTCCCCCGTTTACCATTAtcaaaatcatatatacatgtacatagatgTATTATGCTATTCAAACTTATTTTTGAAAGCATAAAAATAAGCACTTTTACCTGggttttcgaaaatcagacattcaaaaccggaacAAGAGTCaattcatacatatgtatatgtaatattttaaaagattatCAGTCAAAAAAGAATCAATTAAgctacattttgttttattagtataTAAGTTCAAATATTTGTCATACCAAAACTTTACTCAAACCATCCATACCTGTCAACTTTTAGAAAATGGAATGTGGGAGAAAGTGCGTAAACGATATTTTCAACAGTTAAGCTGACACGTCGCGCCGGAGCATTTTAACTGTAAAAGTTGAATTGCAGTAATCTTGATATCATTTTAACACACTAAACAGTACAtataactataaaacagtttttaacAATTGtgacatttatttctttttgttaattaattccATGCTATTTAAATTAACATATTGGAAGTTTTCACAtaagtttttgtttaatttgattGTAATTGATAATAAGTAATATATGTTTAACAAAAAATAGGACCAGGTTACAGCCATAGCATCATAATATCGATACATATATGCATAGTACCTGTATTATTACATACACActagaaataaataataaaaataccatTCAATGACTTAAACTATGCACTCTATGGCTCTACTTAACTTAGTCAAATAAATATAGCAGCTATTATATGAAAGTTACAAATGACATCACAGATGTCCACAAAAATGTCCTATAAAAATACACTTTTAATAAAAATAGCACATAAATACTGGCCACTAGCCTACTACTTCTAAAAGTCATAAATGGCATCACAGATATTCACATACTTTCAATAAATAAAGAAGAGAGTTATTGTTAAACATAAATTAAGatctaaaaaaatgttttatgaaacAGCTATCACATACAATTCATCAAAGATGTTgactaaaaaaaacaatagcaaCTATTTTCAAcaatcaaattataaatattattttctataaTAAATGCAGCTGACTAGCAGGACATTCTTATCTGAAATGATGACACATGTTATAGTTCCGTGTTGCTGCCTTTGCCAACTTCAGGACTTCCTGGATAGGTTGAAAGGTACAACAGGTGTCGTCAGTGTTAATCTTGCAACAGAGAAGACAACACAGAGTGGAATTGTCCATGGACATTCGGTTCTCTGTCTGCAGTTTTCGCACCATAGAAAATGTTCTTTCGCACTCTGCAATTGGGGATTGTCAACATGGTTCCAGACAGACGGAACAAAACTGGAAAACGAGTATCACCTGTGATACGGTTACATAATTTCCCTACACCTGCCCAGTAGCTGTCAATAGGTGTCTCACCAGGAATAAACCTAGGCAGTTCAGAGTCGGGTGTCACAGCATAATCAGCCATTCATCCTCTAGTTTGGACATGTCCTCCTGTGGCACAATCCCTGGGAATCTCCTGGCAATAGCCATCACGTCTGTTGGTGTGTCATTGGATCGTGAAGCAGGGTTAAGGTAACCTACCTTGGCAACGACTGGATCATCAAATGGGAATTTCTTAATCATCTTGTCCACAGCAGTACAGTAAAATTTCCTTACAGACCTGTTaggataaaaaagaaaacaatttgtACCAAGTTTTTCTTTGGCAggatatatcaaaatgaaaatgaaatgaatttaattaatttgttttcaaattatttacagtAATCATATATGATTTATCCCTTATAATGTTTAACTAACCCGAAAAATATATTGGTCAAGGATGGGGAAATGTTGTCCTCATTGTCTACAATGTATTCCCGACAGAATGGTCCAATGTCCAAAATGTTGTCTGGAATCTGATTGTGAATATTATTGAATTCAACCTTGGTCAAATGATCAGCTTCCCGGATGGTTTTGGCTTTGACGAATCTTCAGAAGACGTTTGATCTCTTCTGCCATGTAGCCAATTTTGGATTCATCAGCCTGAAATATACAGGAATGTAATTAGAAAAAGTCAATTTTGATATGAATGTATTATattcttatattattatattatattattacatacaGATTGTATTTATAAGTATTctattatatgtataaacaatTGCCAAGTCTGTTTGTCTCAGAACTTAACTAATGCCTGAAATGTTGTGTTGAATTCATTGAGTGGCTCGAGGATGAAAGACAGGAACAAATAGTACATCATCATCTCAGGGGATGATAGGTGACCAGCAATCCTCTTGATACGGCCAGGCCTCTCCACATCATCATGGGAATTGAAATAGCTCTGTAGAGCTGGCCAGTGATCAAGGGGGCGCTTCACACACTTTTCAAGGCTCAACCAACGGGTAGAACAGTGCTTCAGTATCTTCGTTGGCTCCACGTCACAAAACTCTGTAAATTCCTTGTACTTTTCTTTCCTGCTGGAGctgaaaatatttaatacagCTTAGTTAATAGTTAGAATTAACATTTTCACAGtctcaataataataatattttttcattatcctgatataatgtatattacGTCATACGATTTTGCCTTAAAGTTTCTATCTTATTAAGAACTATATCTACCTGTGATAAAAGTGGAAGTAAGTATCCACCAAAAGATCCTCAATGGGCATTGGCAGGGTCTTAACAGCTGCGACTGTACACAGATTCGCCAGATGGCAGATACATCAAACATCAAAAACATGTGGCGTTTTCTCTTTCAGGCGGGTCATTACAGAGTTGTGTCTACCTATCATTGCGGAGCAGTTGTCTGATACAAACGACACAACATTCTCCCAGGGAATATCATGATCCCTgcgcaaaaaaaaataaaaaataaaaaaacagacTGATTCAGTCACaaatcaaaattgtacaaatctTAACTTAATATCTACTAGCTTGTTTATAATGTtaagtttattttcatttgttttttactTCATTTAGAACTTGGTTTCTTATGGATGTCATTCAATGATATACTTACAAGAACACTTGTTGAAGGTTGTTGAAGATGTTCTGGGAATTGCCAATGTTACATATAAGCATGGCCAGGAACCGTGAGACAGCCCTTTCGTTGAAGAAACGAACCATTACCGCTAGGGTCTTTTCAGTGTTGCGGTCATTGCTTTCATCACATGCTAAGGAAAATGGATGAGATCTCAGATGCTGAACTACCTTCCTGCTCTAATGTTGGGGCGAGGGCTTTCTTCACAACCATGGTGGTCTTCGTTCGACTACGGTCCATCTGTATATTATCTGttcttttataacatatcaaatttatGCTGCCGTAAGTAACTATTTAagacatacagaggtacatctgccggtcgtaaaaatggcggagttgtcAATCTCTCATATATATTTCTGCCATTATAACGCAAGGACATTAATATTCATGACCTAATATAAAGTTACGCCATCTTGAACAAATACGAGATTCCCGGTGTTAATATATGAATGTTTATGTCGCTGTTTTGGGTGGTAGCCAAATACCGACTGTAAATTTGGGACGACGCCGTGAAACATAACACGACACAGAACTAACATTTTATGAATCTGTTTGAGATTGTTTAGGAAGTGGTGATAGGTGTAGTGTACGTATTGAGattctataaaattatcaaacacattttacaATTGCATTTTAGATTTTAACAGCCGTTTCGGATACAGTATAGACCTTTAatcatttaatttcattactATGTGCATCTGCGACACCTACACCGTAACGGTGACCGACTTATacccctacggcccaatagctcgaaggcccaatagtccgaaggcccattacTCCTAAGGcctgttagtccgaaggcccaacagtcagaaaacagataatataactggaatttatatgcgaacagtactcgaaatgaaacaaacgtttattacGGTTTTCGAtgcaaattacatgtatgtgactctatagatttgatatgaaaaatgataataaacaacgaaatgttgcgaatttaaaataaaaaataatcttgaaatacgtaaacgtatctgatattaaaaagTATATGCATTTTATATGTACGATGCAATCGGTTTAACATCTCCcccaaaaatatcattatgcggaCCATTTCCGTCATTATGGGTAGAATAAAAACAAGTCAAACAAAGGGGAAGGAAACGCAAAAATAAGTCGTtaaatatttgtacatattgtacaatataacgacGTTTACAGGTATAATAATGCTCATTTTTCGATTCGtaagatttgattatatacatcatttattcatggAAACGTTAACCCTAACGCAATCAAATGACAGTGTACATAAGGCTTACAATCGGACATCTCTacctgcaaggacagataactctgtaatatgcaaatacggaataacttacaattatgaaataaattccatatcttATAGTCCTGAGCTACTGTGAGTTATTTCTATCACAATCAAATCATCTAAAACACCCGCACATAAAACAACTCTCATGAGATATGATCGAACGATATAAAATACCAGCATAACATGCAGTAagcggtttttttttatttcacttggTAGAAACTGGTTACTAGAAAATTATAGCATTTATCTATCTACCGTAAACCTACTTACTTTGGCAGAAATTTGATTTCGATTTTTTCGATCATTACAAGTAACTCACCGCGTTCGATTCATGACTTGCGTTCGATTCATGACTTGTCGAAAATGTATGCTTTAGATCTAATTCGCTCGGTTTTATTTCCGGAAATTTATTCtgtcaaaaaaattaaatcgtACGTGAAATTCAGCTAGattactgtatacattgtacgcTTGAACTGTCAGCCTTTGTTTGGGGAGGGGATATCAGTATCCAGTCGACTTGGAAGACATTTCAGCAAAACACATCATCGATAAAAATAGAATAATCTATACAATGTAAGTAGACGTTAAACCGAAATTAAAACGACGAACTCTTTAATTTCTTGGTAGTAATTaccatattttcaaaaatacactatcatcTTGAGAAGAAACCTACCAT from Argopecten irradians isolate NY chromosome 5, Ai_NY, whole genome shotgun sequence includes:
- the LOC138323879 gene encoding uncharacterized protein; translation: MRLRPSDIRFCQDSINSVFDKNSEHAYGRIGETLDDLLRGDSDVYDIPTITVVDVDDVWYTTDNRRLWVFQKLEDLGRCKKIPVIEDDEIPPKKFTTENDGISIYVRGDPGGHLWKILSGEEFSDDESSSSESSDIWSSDDDESDDGDGHYRYK
- the LOC138323881 gene encoding uncharacterized protein isoform X2 — encoded protein: MPIEDLLVDTYFHFYHSSSRKEKYKEFTEFCDVEPTKILKHCSTRWLSLEKCVKRPLDHWPALQSYFNSHDDVERPGRIKRIAGHLSSPEMMMYYLFLSFILEPLNEFNTTFQADESKIGYMAEEIKRLLKIRQSQNHPGS
- the LOC138323881 gene encoding uncharacterized protein isoform X1, with translation MPIEDLLVDTYFHFYHSSSRKEKYKEFTEFCDVEPTKILKHCSTRWLSLEKCVKRPLDHWPALQSYFNSHDDVERPGRIKRIAGHLSSPEMMMYYLFLSFILEPLNEFNTTFQALADESKIGYMAEEIKRLLKIRQSQNHPGS